A window of the Bacillus andreraoultii genome harbors these coding sequences:
- the uraA gene encoding uracil permease — MQKNIIQVDEKPQFWESVPLSLQHLFAMFGSTVLVPVLFGIDPGIVLLMNGIGTLIYIFITKGKIPAYLGSSFAFISPVFVVLDRYSGVEEGYSYALGGFLAVGVVLIIIGLIINVVGTNWLDIIFPPAAMGAIVAVIGLELIPVAAEMSGLIKPADAANNWTMDPKVVMVSLLTLAITIVCWVTLRGFLKIIPILIGIVSGYIIAYFAGLVDFTSVKEASFFALPTFYHIKFNLADILAILPAALVLLPEHIGHTMVTGNIVGKDLTKDPGLDRSFLGNGISTIISSLLGSTPNTTYGENIGVLAITKVYSTWVIGGAAIIAMFLSFFGKIAAIISAIPTAVMGGISLLLFGMIAVSGLRTLVDARVNYDKSHNLILTCVVLVVGLSGATIHIGTVPLKGMGLATIVAIGLSLFFKLLDALKLSNEDQ; from the coding sequence ATGCAAAAAAATATTATTCAAGTTGATGAAAAACCGCAATTTTGGGAAAGTGTCCCTTTAAGTTTACAGCACTTATTTGCAATGTTCGGTTCAACTGTCCTCGTTCCTGTATTATTCGGTATTGACCCTGGAATCGTTCTTTTAATGAATGGAATTGGAACTTTAATTTATATATTTATTACAAAGGGAAAGATTCCTGCCTACCTCGGGTCAAGTTTCGCCTTTATATCTCCGGTGTTCGTTGTGCTTGATCGTTACAGTGGTGTTGAAGAGGGGTACAGCTACGCATTAGGGGGATTCCTTGCCGTTGGTGTGGTACTTATCATTATTGGATTAATTATTAATGTAGTAGGAACGAATTGGTTAGATATTATTTTCCCACCTGCTGCTATGGGTGCTATTGTCGCGGTAATAGGTCTTGAACTTATACCTGTTGCAGCAGAAATGTCTGGTCTAATTAAACCGGCTGATGCAGCAAATAACTGGACAATGGATCCAAAGGTCGTTATGGTGTCCCTTTTAACTCTAGCTATTACAATCGTTTGCTGGGTTACATTACGTGGTTTCCTAAAAATTATTCCCATCTTAATCGGAATCGTTAGTGGTTATATTATTGCTTACTTTGCAGGTCTTGTTGATTTCACATCTGTTAAAGAAGCATCATTCTTTGCATTACCAACCTTTTATCATATTAAGTTTAATCTTGCAGATATTCTCGCTATTCTCCCAGCAGCACTTGTTTTATTACCTGAACATATTGGTCACACAATGGTGACTGGGAATATCGTTGGGAAGGATTTAACGAAAGATCCAGGACTCGATCGATCATTTCTAGGAAACGGGATATCAACCATTATTTCAAGTTTACTTGGTTCTACACCAAATACAACTTATGGTGAAAATATTGGTGTCTTAGCAATCACAAAAGTATACTCAACATGGGTCATCGGTGGCGCAGCAATCATTGCAATGTTCCTTTCCTTTTTCGGAAAAATTGCTGCAATCATTTCTGCCATTCCAACTGCAGTAATGGGTGGAATTTCACTCTTATTATTTGGAATGATTGCAGTTAGTGGACTACGTACATTAGTTGATGCCCGTGTAAACTATGACAAATCACACAATTTAATCTTAACCTGTGTCGTGTTAGTCGTTGGCCTCAGTGGTGCCACTATTCATATTGGTACAGTACCGTTAAAAGGAATGGGATTAGCTACCATCGTTGCAATTGGCTTGAGTCTATTCTTTAAGTTACTAGATGCGTTGAAACTATCAAACGAAGATCAATAA
- a CDS encoding DUF485 domain-containing protein, translating into MIETDKFKELMSKKKKFIVPLTIFFLVIYFTLPILTSYTKVLHAKAIGDITWVWIFALAQFIMTWTLVTIYMKKSATFDRLASEVIEEETKEVGGR; encoded by the coding sequence ATGATTGAAACGGATAAGTTTAAAGAGTTAATGAGTAAAAAGAAAAAGTTTATTGTTCCGCTAACAATATTTTTCTTAGTCATTTATTTTACATTACCAATATTAACATCGTATACAAAAGTATTACATGCGAAAGCAATTGGAGATATTACTTGGGTTTGGATTTTTGCCCTTGCCCAATTTATTATGACATGGACACTTGTAACAATTTATATGAAAAAATCAGCAACTTTTGACCGACTAGCATCGGAAGTGATTGAGGAAGAAACGAAAGAGGTAGGTGGTAGATAA
- a CDS encoding solute symporter family protein produces MDTTVVVLFLLIVTSTLVITYFAAKKTKTTSEFYTAGGGLTGWQNGLAIAGDYLSAASFLGIAGSIALTGFDGFFFSIGYLVAYLVVLFIVAEPLRNLGKYTLADMINARFDAKKVRGVAALSTITIVIFYMIAQLVGAGALIQLLFNIDYWVAVLIVGAMMTIYVLFGGMTATSWVQIIKAVLLMIATVVISFIVLSKFNFNILTMFSEMKTATPLGEDYLNPGVKYKIPLDTISLMTALVLGTAGLPHILMRFFTVKDAQTARSSVMWATWIVGLFYILTIFLGFGAAAFVGSEMIMEANAAGNMAAPLLAQVLGGDFLMSFVSAVAFATILAVVAGLVLSGASAFAHDIYAQIIKKGKVTEKQQMRAARFASLGVSVFSILLALFAQKMNVAFLVSLAFCIAGSANLPVIVYTIFWKRFNTAGAVTAALSGLISALVLVSVSPSVFSPVEGAAIFVGEPIFPLTNPAIVSVPLGFLGGFLGTVLSGKTDFVRYAEVKVRANTGYRENNN; encoded by the coding sequence ATGGATACAACGGTTGTCGTCTTGTTCTTATTAATTGTAACTAGTACACTTGTCATTACTTATTTTGCAGCAAAGAAAACAAAAACAACAAGTGAATTTTATACAGCTGGCGGTGGTTTGACAGGATGGCAAAATGGGCTTGCGATTGCAGGTGATTACTTATCTGCAGCCTCTTTTTTAGGTATTGCAGGCTCAATTGCTTTAACAGGATTTGATGGTTTCTTCTTTAGTATTGGATACCTCGTTGCCTATTTAGTTGTCTTATTTATTGTTGCTGAACCGCTTCGAAACCTTGGTAAATACACGTTAGCTGATATGATCAATGCAAGGTTTGATGCGAAGAAAGTAAGGGGTGTAGCTGCATTAAGTACAATAACGATTGTCATTTTCTACATGATTGCTCAACTCGTTGGTGCGGGTGCACTTATTCAATTATTATTTAACATTGATTATTGGGTAGCTGTCTTAATCGTTGGGGCAATGATGACTATTTATGTTTTATTTGGAGGAATGACCGCGACGAGCTGGGTACAGATTATTAAAGCGGTTCTGTTAATGATTGCAACCGTTGTTATCTCATTTATTGTATTATCTAAGTTTAATTTCAATATACTCACCATGTTTAGTGAAATGAAAACAGCGACACCACTTGGGGAAGACTACTTAAATCCAGGTGTGAAATATAAAATACCACTTGATACAATTTCTTTGATGACAGCTCTTGTCCTAGGTACAGCAGGTTTACCACATATTTTAATGCGCTTTTTCACAGTAAAGGATGCCCAAACAGCACGTAGCTCTGTTATGTGGGCAACTTGGATTGTAGGCTTATTTTATATTTTAACCATTTTCCTTGGCTTTGGGGCTGCGGCTTTTGTTGGATCTGAAATGATTATGGAAGCGAATGCAGCTGGTAATATGGCTGCTCCATTACTTGCACAAGTTCTTGGCGGGGATTTCTTAATGTCATTTGTTTCAGCAGTGGCATTTGCAACAATACTAGCGGTTGTTGCCGGTCTTGTATTAAGTGGCGCATCAGCCTTTGCACACGATATTTATGCCCAAATTATTAAAAAAGGGAAAGTCACTGAAAAACAGCAAATGCGAGCGGCTCGATTTGCATCTTTAGGTGTATCAGTATTTTCAATCTTGCTGGCACTATTTGCGCAAAAGATGAACGTTGCCTTCCTCGTATCTTTAGCTTTCTGTATCGCCGGAAGTGCTAACCTACCAGTTATTGTATATACAATTTTCTGGAAAAGATTCAATACTGCTGGTGCTGTAACAGCCGCGTTATCAGGATTAATCTCTGCGTTAGTATTAGTAAGTGTTAGTCCAAGTGTATTTTCTCCTGTTGAGGGAGCGGCAATTTTTGTAGGGGAGCCGATCTTTCCATTAACGAACCCAGCAATTGTTTCTGTTCCACTCGGATTTTTGGGTGGATTTTTAGGAACGGTATTGTCTGGTAAAACAGACTTCGTTCGTTATGCAGAAGTAAAAGTTCGTGCCAATACCGGATATCGTGAAAATAATAATTAA